Within Pseudomonas sp. LBUM920, the genomic segment TGATCATCACGCTGGAAACGCTCGCCGGCCTGCAGCGCCAGGGAGAAGAAATCGGTTTCCTTCCAGCCGCAGGCGTTCAGGTCTGCCAGCACCGCAATGCGACTGGCATTGAGGTTGCGAATGCCGCCGAGCAGCGTCAGGCCTTGCGGTTTTGACAGGTGCTCCAGGCAATCGACCACCAGCGCCAGGTCAAAACGCTGCGCCGCAAGTTCTGCCGGTAACGGCCCGGGCGCCGCGATCGCCACTTGGGTGTCCGGGTGCTCGGCCTGAAAGGCATCCAGCGCCGGGAACTGGC encodes:
- a CDS encoding DUF6231 family protein, with the translated sequence MIAGISSRTPQQALAALLDLHQPKRLLLLGASQFPALDAFQAEHPDTQVAIAAPGPLPAELAAQRFDLALVVDCLEHLSKPQGLTLLGGIRNLNASRIAVLADLNACGWKETDFFSLALQAGERFQRDDQVLTLFTYDLLDYKQVPDWLNARFWANPENFGKYWW